One Mycolicibacterium fallax genomic window, CGACGATCTGGCCGATCGACCCGCCGGCGGCGGTCAGCACCGCGCCCAGCACCATCAGGCCGGGCTGGTCGGCCATCGTGGTCACGAGGCCGCCGGCGAAGGTGAACGGGAAGCCCAACGCCGAGGCGATCATCCCGGTGATGATTCCGGTCAGCACCAGGATGCCCAGGATCCGCCAGAAGTCACCGCGCACCAGGGTGAGCGAGCGCCGGATGGCCGTCATGACCGGCAGCCGCTCCAGCACGATCGCGGTCGGGGCGAACGCCAGTTGCACCCACAGGAAGCCCAGCCCGACCAGCACCGCGAGCGCCAGCGGCAGGCCGACGGCCACGGCGACGACGGTGTTTGCCGCCGCGAGCGCGGTGATCAGGGCGATGACGACGGCCAGCACCAGCAGCACGCCGAAGAACTCCAGCGCGGCCAGCCCGATCAGCGCGGGCAGCCGGGGTCGGATGCGTTCCCAGGCTTCGGCAATGGTGATCGACGAGCCGAACACCGCCCGCCCGATCACCACCGTGAGCATGCCGCCGAGCAGGACGCCGGCCAGCAGTCCGGCCAGGGCGGCCGGGACCTGCAGCAGCGAGGAGACCACCAGGTCGACGTCGGGGTCCTGGAGCAGATCGAGTTTGCCGAGCAGCGCCAGCGGGCCCAGCTGCAGCACCAGCGCGAGCAGCTGGGTGCCGACGATCACGATGGTGGTGAGCCCCAGGGTTGCCTTGGGGCTGCGCCGGATGTAGCCGATCGCGCCGTTGTACAGCTCCGACAGGGTCAGCGGCCGCAGCGGGATGATGCCCGGCACGCCCTCGGGAACGAACGTCGGCAGCGGGGCGGGCGCGGGGTAGCCGGTCCGGCCGTACCCGGGCAGCGGGCCCGGTGCACCGCGGTACCCGGGAGGTGGACCGTAGCCGGGGGGCGGGCCTTGGGGAGGGCCGTAGCCGGGGGGCGGACCTTGGGGAGGTGGACCCTGGGGGTAACCCGGCGGCGGGCCGTACCCAGGCGGCGGGCCCTGGGGAGGTGGGCCCGCGGGGTACCCGGGCGGCGGGCTCTGAGGCGGCAGGCCATAGCCGGGGGGCGGGCCGGCGGGGGCGGTGTACCCGGGGGCGTTGTACGCGGGGGGCGGGCCGGCGGGAGCGGTGGGCCCGGGGGCGCTGTACCCCGGGGGCGCGTCGTATCCCGGCGGCGGGCCGGCGGCATCGTGTGCTGCTCCGGCAGGATCGGTCGGCGGGACCGGGGGGCCGTCGTATCCCGGCGCGGGCCCGGTGGCCGGATCGACCGGACCCGGGGGACCCGGCAGCGGGTGGTCCGGTGGTGTGGTCACCGGAGCCGGATCCGGTCGATGCTGAGCATGCCCCCTATCCTGTCGGTGGCTGCGGTTCTTGACAACGCGGCACCCCGTGCGGCCGCCGGATCGGCGGCGCATCCGCGGGTTCGGCGACCGCCCGCCGGTGACCGCGTACGGTGCTCTCATGAGCGAACTCAAGGACCGGTTGCGGTCGGATCTGACCGCGGCGATGAAGGCTCAGGACAAGCTCCGCGTCGCGACCTTGCGGATGCTGCTGGCGGCCCTGCAGGCCGAGGAGACCTCGGGCAAGGAACCCATCGAGCTGGACGATTCCGACGTGCTGCGGGTGCTGGCCCGCGAGGCCCGCAAGCGCGGCGAGGCGGCGCAGATCTACATCACCAACGGCCGCGGCGAACTGGCCGCCACCGAGCGCGCCGAGGCCAGCGTCATCGAGGAGTATCTGCCCTCGCCGCTGTCCGCCGACGAGATCGCCAGCATCGTCAACACCGCGATCGCCAATGTCGCCGAGGAGATCGGCGAGCGGCCGGGCCCGCGCAACATGGGCCGGGTGATGGCGATCGCCAAGGAGATCGCCGGCGACAAGGCCGACGGCGCCCGACTGTCCGCCGCGATCAAGGACCGACTGTAGGACGGCCCCGGAACGCCCGGATCACCACCGCGACGGCGATCAGCGTGAGCGCGATCGCGATGCCGGCCATCGGGGCGATACCCGAGTCGAACGCGGTGCGTGCCGAGTCCAGCAGTCGGGCAGCCATTTCCGGTGGCACCTCGTTCGCGACGGCCGTCGCGCCGCCGATGCTCTCGCCCGCCTGGGCGGCCGCCGGCTCGGAAAGTCCGTGCGGCAGTTCGATGTTCGAGCGGTACGACGCGGTCAGCACGGTGCCCAGGGTGGCGGTGCCGATCACCGCGCCCAGCTCGTAGGCGGTCTCCGACACCGCGGCGGCGGCCCCGGCCTTGGCCGGTGGTACCGCGGCGACGATGGTGTCGTTGGACACCGTCTGGGAAATCCCGACGCCGATCTCCAGGGTGACCAGCGACGCGATCACCGCGGCCACCGTCAGGTCGTTTCGGAACAGCAGGACCAGCGCGAAACCCGCTGCCACCAGAAGTAATCCGATGACGATCAGGCTGTGCGGGGCATACCGCTGGGCCAGCCGGACCACCGCGAGGCCGCCGATCACCGAGCACACCGCGCCCGGCAGCGTGACCAGTCCGGCCATCAGCGGCGGCAGACCGAGCACCAACTGCAGGTGCTGGGCGAGGAAGAACAGCAACCCGATCAGCCCGACCACCGACAGGAAGTTGGCCAGCACCGACGAACTGAACGGGGCGTAGCGGAACAGTCGCATCTCCAGCATCGGGGTCTCACTGCGGTTCTGCCGCCAGACGAACAGCGTCGTGGCGACCACACCGAGTCCGAAGGCGGCCAGTGCGATGCCGGTAAACCCTTCGTGGGCAACTGATTTGATCGCCCAGACGGATGGGGCCATGGCCAGCAGCGCCAGGGCGATGCTGATCGGGTCCAGCGGGCCCGGGTTCGGGTCGCGGGATTCGGGCACCAGCCGCGGCGCCAGCAGCAGCAGCGGCAGCAGGATCGGCACCGCCACCAGGAACACCGCACCCCAGTGGAAATGCTCCAGCAGGGCGCCGCCGGTGATCGGACCCAGTGCCGCACCCGCGGTGAAGCAGGACGCCCAGATGGCGATCGCCAACCGGCGGGCGGAGTCGTCGGTGAAGATGTTGCGGATCAGCGACAGCGTGGCGGGCATCAGCATCGCGCCGAATACCCCGAGCAGGGCCCGGGCGCCGACCAGCGCGCCCGCGGTGGGGGCGAACGCGGCGGCGGCCGAGACCGCGGCGAAGCCGGTCGCGCCGATCAGCAGCAACCGGCGGCGGCCGACGCGGTCGCCGAGGGCGCCCATCGGCACCAGCAGCGCGGCCAGCACCAGCGAGTAGGCGTCGACGATCCACAGCTGGGTGGTCGCCGACGGCCGGAAGTCCTCGGCGATCAGCGGCAGCGCGAACGCCAGCACGGTGTTGTCGATGGCGATCAACAGCACCGGCAGCATCAGCACCGCCAGGGCCAGCCAGGCTCTGGCGGGGGTTGTGGTGGGGGTTGAGCTGGTCGCCACGGAGTCGAGGCGGGGGGACATACAGAAATCCTCTGAACGGGCGCGCCGGGTGGTGCGCTTGAAAAAGCTGATCGGGCCGCAACGGGCGCTGGGTGGTTTGAGTGGGGCGGGGTCGAGCTAGGTGGGGTTGATGAGGCCCTCCGTGAGGGTCGTCATGATGGCGTCGACCACCTCATGACGCGGGGTGCCGTCCTGGCGGGCGGCCTCGAAACCGGCTTCCAGCAGAGCCCAGAAGACTCGTCGCGCCCAGCCCGACGGGACCTTGGTGCGGCCCTCGGCGGCCCGGTGCAGGGCCTCGATGATGGCGTCGTCACCGGTGTCGAGGTGGGTCATCAGCTCGGCGTCCGACAGCACCAGCGGGTCGCCGTAGATGTGCGACACGACCGGGCCCAGGTCGAGCTGGGACTCCACCACCCGGCGCAGTGCGGCGACCGGCGGGCCGTTGGTCGGATCGGCGGCGTCGACGGCGGCGGTGCTGATCGCGTGCACGTGCACCGCGAGTGCGCGGATCAGGTCCGCGCGCTCCGGGAAGTAGCGGTGCAGGGTGCTGCGGCCGACGTGCGCGGCGGCGGCGATGTCGGCCAGCGGAGCGGCCGGATCTGCCGACAGTGCGGACATCGCGGCGTCGAGGATCGCCCGCCTGGTCCGCCCACGGGCACCGGTCTCCGGAAAGTTCACGTATCGAAAAGTAGCACAACGTTGCTAAAATGGGACAGTAATACCCCATTATGACGGTGGCGTGGGTCACTATGCCGCCGTCCCCTCCCGGGGCCCGCCGCCCTTTCTGCGCCCAGCGCTCACCCTGGTACGCCGTCACCGGTGTGTCGTGTACGCAATTGCGCGCTGGGCGCGGGGTGGTTCGGCCAGCGCGCACTTCTGTACGCCGTCACCGGTGTGTCGTGTACGCAATTGCGCGCTGGGCACAGAAGGGGGCCCCACAAGGGGGGCGGGCGCAGAAGGGGGCCCACAAGGGGGGGCG contains:
- a CDS encoding glycerophosphoryl diester phosphodiesterase membrane domain-containing protein — encoded protein: MPPQSPPPGYPAGPPPQGPPPGYGPPPGYPQGPPPQGPPPGYGPPQGPPPGYGPPPGYRGAPGPLPGYGRTGYPAPAPLPTFVPEGVPGIIPLRPLTLSELYNGAIGYIRRSPKATLGLTTIVIVGTQLLALVLQLGPLALLGKLDLLQDPDVDLVVSSLLQVPAALAGLLAGVLLGGMLTVVIGRAVFGSSITIAEAWERIRPRLPALIGLAALEFFGVLLVLAVVIALITALAAANTVVAVAVGLPLALAVLVGLGFLWVQLAFAPTAIVLERLPVMTAIRRSLTLVRGDFWRILGILVLTGIITGMIASALGFPFTFAGGLVTTMADQPGLMVLGAVLTAAGGSIGQIVASPFSAGVSVLLYTDRRMRAEAFDLVLRTGAAQRAQHPQIDPSADPTDLLWLTRR
- a CDS encoding TetR/AcrR family transcriptional regulator; protein product: MNFPETGARGRTRRAILDAAMSALSADPAAPLADIAAAAHVGRSTLHRYFPERADLIRALAVHVHAISTAAVDAADPTNGPPVAALRRVVESQLDLGPVVSHIYGDPLVLSDAELMTHLDTGDDAIIEALHRAAEGRTKVPSGWARRVFWALLEAGFEAARQDGTPRHEVVDAIMTTLTEGLINPT
- the lfrA gene encoding efflux MFS transporter LfrA, whose translation is MSPRLDSVATSSTPTTTPARAWLALAVLMLPVLLIAIDNTVLAFALPLIAEDFRPSATTQLWIVDAYSLVLAALLVPMGALGDRVGRRRLLLIGATGFAAVSAAAAFAPTAGALVGARALLGVFGAMLMPATLSLIRNIFTDDSARRLAIAIWASCFTAGAALGPITGGALLEHFHWGAVFLVAVPILLPLLLLAPRLVPESRDPNPGPLDPISIALALLAMAPSVWAIKSVAHEGFTGIALAAFGLGVVATTLFVWRQNRSETPMLEMRLFRYAPFSSSVLANFLSVVGLIGLLFFLAQHLQLVLGLPPLMAGLVTLPGAVCSVIGGLAVVRLAQRYAPHSLIVIGLLLVAAGFALVLLFRNDLTVAAVIASLVTLEIGVGISQTVSNDTIVAAVPPAKAGAAAAVSETAYELGAVIGTATLGTVLTASYRSNIELPHGLSEPAAAQAGESIGGATAVANEVPPEMAARLLDSARTAFDSGIAPMAGIAIALTLIAVAVVIRAFRGRPTVGP
- a CDS encoding GatB/YqeY domain-containing protein, whose product is MSELKDRLRSDLTAAMKAQDKLRVATLRMLLAALQAEETSGKEPIELDDSDVLRVLAREARKRGEAAQIYITNGRGELAATERAEASVIEEYLPSPLSADEIASIVNTAIANVAEEIGERPGPRNMGRVMAIAKEIAGDKADGARLSAAIKDRL